One stretch of Lucilia cuprina isolate Lc7/37 chromosome 6, ASM2204524v1, whole genome shotgun sequence DNA includes these proteins:
- the LOC111675872 gene encoding uncharacterized protein LOC111675872, whose amino-acid sequence MEVPKNKTRKEIVSEVVQIGKEVPVLKTGKKALKQHLQISNKSSNLPNTLQSNSKKGKMENKSQNKTKPKNKKQANSDTSNKVISKTQKQNSLLQLAALLQKQSKDDSKNSAQKRLQSFLK is encoded by the coding sequence atggaAGTTcccaaaaataaaactagaaaagagATAGTAAGTGAAGTAGTACAAATTGGAAAAGAAGTACCCGTgttaaaaactggaaaaaaggCTTTAAAACAACATCTGCAGATAAGTAATAAAAGCAGTAATTTACCAAATACATTGCAATCGAATTCAAAGAAaggaaaaatggaaaataaatctCAAAATAAAACCAAGCCCAAGAATAAAAAACAAGCCAATTCGGATACATCTAATAAAGTTATTTCTAAAACACAAAAACAGAATTCTCTTCTACAATTGGCTGCTTTACTTCAAAAACAATCGAAGGATGATTCTAAGAACTCTGCTCAGAAGAGACTACAgtcatttttaaagtaa
- the LOC111675871 gene encoding uncharacterized protein LOC111675871, which yields MDLDIIQSTKEGEITQFLCDVRDYFRASLATSEYENTSNMFYLTASDSTEQLLNRCECLLNRLNNQNQKTSINTITNGKSSFLPLHQQWQTNREKINVDVKQNKNETEEVSYLDMSASHYNRSTKSPVGKIVDFNSSGDSDKTFRCSTLVVRQNKSFLHRIHDTMTTTTDDETDAEDEDNEDHDGNKINQFEDDPQIYDICQVTTQGSDGEEDDIGLEETQKAITPDSHFSLPNIDCPYMDLPAGHLSIKKSTKYGQLLRIEKRLFFDQSKKYYCGILNDWLLCYADGPTSNRPTISLYLKIPSIEIEHFGEGKRRDVCFQITTCDPNKRFVFQATNEIDAKEWIHAVEASIRSEVSGAEVRNSNARKLPTPPVMKKLTFLNTFQRGNETLSSTSSNDCIYEEPAPAHQYVTSPSSDNDQRPELPHKQSNPIDLANKFEYDVPKCPPQPLNYNSNNDILLINPYENNASSAQDKSHTLTLPESNFLPTSAPPSLAQKKCSKIEENLDFQAKVKDVHSKLTSQLSSGPNIKKSFKKSVLSSSQGDAESLVTSNTIPSSPTSPLPAASDLKKQKKTSTPPNSPQKTPNEKSSFAKNWFLNRLNKTTSSTRSNPSSPSNSPSKCKQSEKENLLNSTSDVCDGYDMSSNPVSPILQSSSPTSGKSKVNMIINQLEASGHLASMFSVDAVASFSSFCDNDCNNYEPIMNISSPPSNFLKKV from the exons ATGGATTTGGATATAATACAATCGACTAAAGAAGGTGAAATCACGCAATTTTTATGCG ATGTTCGAGATTATTTCAGAGCTTCATTAGCAACCTCAGAGTATGAAAATACATCAAATATGTTCTATTTGACTGCATCAGACTCAACCGAACAACTTTTAAATCGTTGTGAATGTCTATTGAATCGGttaaataatcaaaatcaaaaaacatCAATAAATACAATCACTAATGGGAAGAGTTCATTTTTGCCCTTACATCAACAATGGCAAACGAATCGTGAGAAAATTAATGTagatgttaaacaaaataagaacGAAACAGAAGAAGTCTCATATCTTGATATGTCAGCATCACATTATAACAGAAGCACTA AATCTCCAGTGGGAAAAATCGTAGACTTTAACAGTTCTGGAGATAGTGATAAAACATTTCGATGTTCTACACTTGTCGTAAGgcaaaacaaaagctttttacatCGTATACACGATACCATGACAACAACCACAGACGATGAAACTGATGCCGAAGACGAGGATAATGAGGATCATGATGGCAACAAAATTAATCAGTTTGAAGATGATCCACAGATCTATGATATATGTCAGGTAACAACCCAGGGTTCAGATGGCGAAGAAGATGATATAGGGCTGGAAGAGACGCAGAAAGCTATTACACCAGATTCCCACTTTTCACTGCCAAATATTGATTGTCCTTATATGGATTTGCCAGCAGGTCATCTGTCTATCAAGAAATCAACGAAATACGGCCAATTGCTGCGAATTGAAAAAAGACTGTTTTTCGATCAAAGTAAGAAGTATTATTGCGGCATATTAAACGATTGGTTGCTTTGTTATGCCGATGGACCAACGTCTAATAGACCGACAATcagtttgtatttaaaaataccaTCTATTGAAATAGAACATTTTGGAGAAGGCAAACGTCGAGatgtttgttttcaaattacaaCTTGTGATCCAAACAAAAGATTTGTTTTTCAAGCTACAAATGAAATAGATGCCAAAGAATGGATACATGCCGTAGAAGCGTCTATAAGGAGTGAAGTAAGTGGAGCAGAAGTAAGAAACTCAAATGCACGTAAACTTCCCACGCCACCGGTAATGAAAAAGCTAACATTCTTAAACACTTTTCAAAGAGGTAATGAAACTCTGTCAAGTACTTCTTCTAATGATTGCATATATGAGGAACCAGCGCCCGCTCATCAATATGTAACAAGTCCTAGTTCAGATAACGACCAAAGACCAGAATTGCCTCATAAGCAAAGCAATCCTATAGATTTGGCTAATAAATTCGAATATGATGTCCCCAAGTGTCCACCGCAACCATTAAATTATAATTCCAATAATGACATCCTGTTGATAAATCCCTATGAAAATAATGCAAGTAGTGCGCAAGATAAAAGTCATACTTTAACATTGCCTGAATCCAATTTTTTGCCTACATCAGCACCACCATCTCTCGCTCAAAAGAAGTGTTccaaaattgaagaaaatttagattttcaaGCTAAAGTTAAGGATGTCCACAGCAAATTAACTAGTCAATTGTCCAGTGGACCGAATATtaagaaatcatttaaaaaatctgtACTATCGTCATCTCAAGGTGATGCTGAATCTCTTGTTACGTCCAATACTATACCATCATCCCCCACATCGCCTTTGCCAGCAGCTTCAgatttaaaaaagcaaaagaaaaccTCAACTCCTCCAAATAGCCCACAAAAAACACCCAATGAAAAGTCATCGTTTGCCAAAAATTGGTTCCTAAATAGGCTAAATAAAACCACGTCTTCTACAAGGTCTAATCCATCATCTCCCTCAAATTCTCCATCTAAATGTAAACAGAGTGAAAAGGAAAATCTTCTCAACTCTACGTCCGACGTATGCGATGGCTACGATATGAGCAGCAATCCCGTGTCCCCAATACTGCAGTCTTCCTCTCCAACAAGTGGTAAAAGTAAAGTTAATATGATTATCAATCAGCTAGAGGCCAGTGGCCATTTGGCATCAATGTTTAGTGTAGATGCTGTTGCTTCATTTAGTTCCTTTTGTGACAATGATTGCAATAACTATGAACCTATTATGAACATTTCATCGCCTCCCTCTAACTTCCTGAAAAAAGTTTAG